The following nucleotide sequence is from Trifolium pratense cultivar HEN17-A07 linkage group LG2, ARS_RC_1.1, whole genome shotgun sequence.
AATGGGACTGCAATTACATTATAGACACAttattttaaacaacaaatattaatattattaattttatatgttgGAACATGAATTACTCTCAACCTCTTTATCACTTCACtctttaaaaatagtttttctaTTATATAAATTTAGCATCTTATTTTCTTGCAATTTTAAAGATAGCTTGTGCCAACTAAAATTTAGAACCATCtcaataataattaaagaaacatatgcacatttttttatacttataataATTTGATGTACTATCCTACttgaataaattttacaaaaatcaacTACAATTGCAACTCGTCTCAATTTGAACTACTATCATGAAATTAAAGTCATGCACATTTCTTACACAACCATTTTTGCTCAAACATTAAATTATCCTATACTAGTACTTGTATTATAGTATAGTCCTTCTAATTAATTTTGGCAGAATCATAATTAATTTATGGTTGGTGTTTAATTAATTGCAGCAATTGTGCCATTGGATTTTAGAGACCCAACTGAGTATTACATGGAACATCTCCTTAAAATCTCATCACCACAATCACTTCCAACATTATTTGAGCTAAAGCATTATCTCCAAGAGCCACCACCACAAAATTTGCGTTTTCCACTTAGAAAAGAAGTGTTTGATGATTTACCACAAGGTAAAGAATTTTTCTTCACAACAACCTCTGAACCATTGGATTGTAGATCCATAATCTATGACATTGTGGGCCCCATCATTAGaaccaacaacaacattaacaaCCCTAGTACTCTCCCATTTTCTAGTAGAGACTCTTTCATTGGTGTTTGGGATGATTGCATCAATAGGGTCGTTTCAAGATTCTGCCACAATGAAATGGTAATTACTAGAAAGCCCTTTTCATCAAATTCACAATCACAAGACACATTGTTTGAAGAGGAATGGCCTAATGTTAGTGGTTTTGTGAACAATTTTTGTCTATGGAGAGGTGAAGAATGTGAAGAATTAAAAGAGAATATTCAAAACCCATCATCAACTATCATTCAAAAATTACTATGGAGCTATCTAGATTTACCTTATATCCTTGGTTACTATGCAATTGGAAATAAGGTAACATTTTGTGCACTTAGTAAATCACATGAAGATCATGGAAAAATCATTAGAACCGATTTACATGAAGTGAATTTAAACACACCAAGTGAAAGATTCAAATCTTTAGTACCATGTTTTAGAATTGGTGTTTTGTTATCATTGTTAAGcaaaagttgcataaacatgcaaaaggGTAGTTTTGTCTATAGTGATTTTGAGAGATATTGTTTTGGTCAAGGTGTTATAATTGAAATGACACCTAACACATGcaaaagggtatttttggaaAAGAGAAAATTTTCATCCGTGAAAGAAGTTTATGAGATATTAGATCATAGAATACCACATAGTGAGTATTTATTTAAGGTTAATGAAAACAACATGAGTTTAGTTTTTAAACCAAGAGGGATTAGAGTTAAACCATTAAACATTGAACAATTAGTTGAAGCATTAAAGTATGTAACAAAAGCATTAGTTGCATTACATGATTTATCATTTATGCATAGGGACATAGGATGGGAGAAAGTGATGATGAGAAATGATGGAGAAATTGGTGAGTGGTTTGTTAGTGGTTTCGACGAAGCGGCGGGTGCGCCGGCATTAGGGAAGTTTGTGAAAGGAAAAAGTGATAATATGGTGGAGCGTGGAAGACACGCGCCAGAAATGGAAAGAGGATTACATGGTGTGAAAGTTGATGTGTGGAGTATAGGGTATTTGATAATGACATGTGGGTTGGTGAATGTGCCTAAGATGTTGAGAGAGTTACAGAATTGGTGTATGGAACAGAATCCTGAACAGAGACCTACTGCAGCGGATTGTTATCATCATTTGTTGCAACTTCAGTCATCTTTGTTGGTGTCAGGTGGtggtggtgctggtggtggttctgttggtggtggtggtggtggaggattgatgtgattgattggttcatgttttgttttaatGGTGGTGCTTAGTATAATTCATTGTTGAATATTTGAATTAATACTTGaattgttaattattatatattggtattgttttttattctgAGAAAAGGGTTATTATTAATGcaagttttaaattttactaCAATGAAAGTATATTGCTTAGTAGTTATTTTATGCTaccaaaacatttttttttttacttttatcacTGGTTTAATTTGATTCGAAAAAACCTTATAAACTACCGTTGGTGTAATTTGAGAAGGGGTGATTATGTGAACTTTTGGCATTGAATATTTAAGActtaaaatgaaattgaaatttgaaaagcATTTTGTACGTATGTGTTTTtttggtaatatattttttgttagtgTTACGTGAACGCATACTAATTTTAGattatattgtatttattaaaattgttgTACTACATATTTTAATTGGTTTGTCTTGCAAAGTGATTGAAGTAATGCGTGTCAAGAGGGTTATCTTATCTCATCTCATAGTTATAGAACTTGACTGATGGAAAATTTATGTTTGAATCTTATAATTTTATGAAAGATCTTataattttaagaaattgaatttaaatttctatGGAGACTGttgtataaaattttcattattgTTATTTTAGTACTCCCTCCAgttcttattataagaaaaaatttattttttaaattcatagaatgttgGATATATAATATGGACTATATACATCTaacattctatgaatttaaaaagtaaacttcttattataataatgtttggagaaagtttttttttttctacatttAACAAATACAAATGGTTTACAAAATACTAgtataaaatatgttttctctttggtgaaaaataaaaataaacgtCCACTTTATTTTCTCATAGTTTTCTGATgttctaatttattttctaattgtCTGAGAGGGACTCAAAGTTATTGTTTGATGTTATTCATTCACGAAGAGAGGACAATTCagagtttaatttaattgttaacgatattattctttttatgtATACTTTTGAGGTTAAGCTTCTTATAATACAAATGAATTTGGTTTGTTCATGTTTTTGCTAGCTAGGACGACCAATGCTTGAATTAGTTTTCATAGATTTTAGATCATTCTCTTATATATATTGAatgtttatttgtttaaaaagaaattatatataaatgttaaaaatatgtgcaaatgtaaaaataaaataaaaaaaatcaagtgcTTCTTGCGAAAATGTTCAAATAtgaaacacttaaaaaaaaattattatgttcAAATAAAAATGATCATATGTATGAAGTTTGTATTGGAATATGGATTTATGAAAATGAAATAGTGAAGTGATTGAGAGAGAGGGGCCTGGAGAAGAAGGTGACAATGAAGGTAAAATTGGCGGCTGGTGCAGTTATACAGGTGAGTGAGGTAAgtttaatcaaatcaaatcaattcaCATCACAATACAAAAGAACCAATTAAAAGACTTGATGAGTGAGTGTGTGTGTGCAGTGCAATTGTTGCAGTGTGGAGTGCAGTGTAGCAGTATTTTTCAGTTTTCGATTGGTACGTGTCTCTATGGATTCAGGCACCACTGTTTTCTTTTGGTACAATTGCAGATTAATTAATGTCTTTCTTCATTAATTAAGGTTGGTTAAACTTaggtgtgtttgtttgtttgagtgAAACAatcaattttttggatttttatgtTGAAAATGTTACTTGAAAATGTTACTTACTCGGTATTCTCtccaattattttttcatgtttttttttttaaataaaaataataatttttatttattctaataATTGATAGAATACATCAAATGCAAGTATAAATTCTACATTGCTAAAAGCAAAAAGAAAGAATTTGCAAACAAACTCATAATATTCAAGTTAATATCATTTCACGGaaaaatgcctacaaataatatgataaaattatagTCACTGGAATGTCAATTCTttcggatctgcaacgttgatgtccaaatcattgattgaatctacaattgattgaagatgatatttcaatatgaactaagcgaacaccgcaacaagacgGGAAATCAAGAATGTTGTACCAAGACGACCACCAACACAAAAGCCACACTCggacgacgaaatcacaaatACAAAAGAAAGCAACTAAAGGCCtgtttggcctgactttttttctcttctttttacttaaaagtaagaagctagaccaaacaacaatttctaaaagttacggtaaaaaaaaatagtttctatattttagaaaaataataatatattatcaaatatatcttttaaccctattataataaaaaacaacaacttttaacttttttttataaaaaaaatttaagatttaacaaacaaatttaactttagttaaaaaactattatttctagctttatAATTTAAAGAACTTCTACACCTAAAAAATGCTAGGCCAAACAGGTCCTAAAAGATAAAATCTATGTGAAAATCATCTATTTAGATTAATagcaaggaaaaaaaatatgcagATAGGTGATTTTAGGCTAAAAATGACCTAAAACCACCGTAACCGATAGAAGAAAAAGAGATCTTAAAGTGAAGAAAATTAGGGGCGGCAAAAAAATTAACCTTGCTACACAAATTAAGTAATATAATAAATGTTGATTGAGAAACataaattatgagttagtttgtAAAATTGTCTTCCATTAATTGTATgtaaaagataaattgaagaaatgaaaGAAGAGAAGTAATAAGTAGTTAAcgataatagaaaaaatatcattaaatatttCATTGGTATTGTAAACCGATTTATAATTTGGTCTTCCCcttcatttttgttttgtttacaatgagttggtGATCGATCccaggacctataacatactactcaaacccctcactactagaccaaacctactcaaacccctcactactagaccaaacctacTGGCTTACgtggaaatttggtaaacaaccgctagtttaagtatttaaactcgcgagaccaactagtaaatctcaggacaattttgtgttttatttatgtaagaaaactgtttgaatgttcgttttaacAAGGAAACAAACGCTTAGAGATTAAAACGTTTTCaattcatacaagagaaactagttcgaatcgcctcgaagtagcagtttctcgagCAAGTATTTAGAATTAAACTAAAGAAAATTGCTggaaagtaaattgcattgaatgaaaagcaattacaaataaagatggttcacaaaacatacatttctcctctgaattcctttcgttcgatcgctgagtacttagaattttagagagagtgtttgtataaaattttgtgaccattgttctgaatgaaaaactactataaatactacaacGAAGTGGTAACTgcttcttgatcatctggacgctcttcgatctgccacgtcgaccacgttctccactttcatctttcattccttcagcgcgcgccaatgcCTCTTGGGccgttgttgtttcttttttgggcttggcccaactatcCTTCGATTCGATTTTGTGCTTTCGACAGCCTCCTGACAAAACCAAAACTGAATGTGTCTTTCAAAGCTTTCGAAACGCTCCTTTGCTTCGATATAGTTAGACCTCGACACcacctttgaaagttttattttgacaatataacctccaaaaataaatgttggacccaccaattatatttaattgataaataccaaatttatgtccaacaaattgccccccaaaaatgccattttcgactatgtctatcgaaagaggaagtgacatttttgaaagtattaatggatatctttcttttccatttatctctcctatcgtttaggctggcattcaaaactttggattgactccaaaatttgttttttttttttacctgtcAAGGGATTTGGACACTTGCCAACATAGGAAGttgaaaaatttgttattttcccTTTTTGGATTATTTTATTCTTCAGATCGCgtgcctctataaatagctGGATCCTCCCCTCATTACGTTTTTTCTAATTTCGCTCtgtcaactgttcatcttcttcttcatcttctacgATTCCTTCTTGGATTCTTGCTTCCAAAGGTTTCCTATTTCCACAACTCTGTTTATCACCAAATCATCAACTTTCCTTTTCCTCGGATTTTCCTAAACTGTCTCAAACAACCTGTGATTCCCAAATTCAACCCTAATCGCCGTTCTTTTACACAATCTTTAAACCTTCATCAATGGCGTCAGGTTCAGATACTAGAAAGACACTTCCTTACGCCGGTAAATGGACCGCCACCACGCTTTCTTCTTACGACGAAGATGTCGTTCCAGAACCATCGTTGCGTCTGGATTTACAAAAGGTTTGGGAAAGTCAAGTAATCTTTCCTTACTCTATTGATAATTTTGTGCATGCGTTTGGGGGACCCAAACCAAGTGATAAGAGCCGGAATTCTAAGGTTCTGTCTATTTTCCCTGTTTACAAACCTTGTGCTCCTAGGGTTTTCATCAGTGAACCCTATAATTTTATCTACATCAAAGCGCCTAACAGGGTGTTTCGATCAGCTCCTTCTTTGAATGACCAATACCTTGGCTGGTTAGACAGGATACAACGTGATAAGGCTGACATCTGGCAAGCCTGTGgtatttatgaccttattcaACTTTCTCGGACAGGCCTTAAATATCAGCAAGAAATGATTATTGCTGCTTTACACTTCTTTGAGTCTTCCACCAACACCTTTCATTTCGAATGTGGCATGATGACTCCTACGCTGCTAGATGTTGCTGCCATTACTGGCCTATCACCTCTTGGTGACACTTATGATCCTTGCAAAGCTTCCGACaccatcaaatttgattttcgaAACAAGTCCTACTCCAAATACATTGTTGAAAACCGAAAAACTAATGATGAAGTGAGCGATGAAGAGCATGTTGCTTTCTTAACCCTATGGCTATCGCAGTATGTCTTctgcactcaatctctccaagtgGCCAAGAAGTTCATCCCTATGGCCATTCAACTACATGAATGTCAGCAATTCAACTTTGCTCGACTTGTTCTTGGATGTCTTTATGAATCCATGAGGGATGCTTGTGAACACCTTAAGAGAACAGGCGATGGATCTACCTTTTTAGGTGTTGGCCCCTTCTGGTTGCTGCAATTGTGGTTAACTGCCACATTTCATACTGAACTTGACCTTTTCTTGCCTGAGCCATACTATGAGGAGTCAAGAACGCGCCAAATCGAAGGCACAAGGCTGGCAAGGATGGTTCCTAGGGAAAGAGGCCTTAGTTATGATGTGGCTTTCCAACAATACTTTAATGCTTTTCTCAGCCTGAAGAAATTCAAGCCTAGCTTTGCTCCTTTTGTGGATAGGCCACTTGGTCCCCCTTGGTTTACTCAAACATTTCCTCCTCCACCAGAGTTTGAGATGGTAACCAACAGTATTTGGAGTGCCTACTTAATGCCCACAGTCTTGTCCTGTCGAATTGGCTTGACTTCTGGAGATTTTGGGTTAGTTGGCTACTTCCCAAACCTAGTGTCTCGCCAATTTGGCTTAACTCAAATACTCCCTAAGAGCATATATTTGGAAGAGAGGGAAGTTTGCTTAGGCAAGCATGGCATGACAGAACCACAGTTCCATTCGTTCCTGAACCATTTTAATCAGCCTTCTTATGAGCTTACCCCATTCGACTTTGCTCCCTCGCATGCCTGCACTAGGGAATTCTTTAACTGGTGGTCTCGTCATTATGAAGGACGCCTGGTTAATAGGACTGCCTTGCTTACTGCTATCTCTGATGGGTTTGACTCatctattttgaacaagatCAAATCAAAGCTGAACGCCAGAGGTACTCTTTTTGGTTCCACTTTTGTTTACATAATTTTTACCTtgcgtgcttttctcttatgcgtACTTCTCCAATGCAGGGAGTAAGTCGAAGGCAGGTTCTAGCAACTCTAGCAAACCTCTTCCTCCACCACCAAAGGTTGAGCTAAAGGTAAGCATTTACCTTTTTGTGGCTTCTCACACTTTTGTAGGATTTCCATATTAACTTTGATATGCCCTTTCCAGATTACTTCGCGCAAAAGGTCCCATTCGACTGAAACTCCTTCTACTTCGAAGAAACAAAGACCTATTCCAGCCACTTGTTCGAGTGCCCCAAATAAGGTATCCATTTTGCCAAagacttctttttcttttgtcttgaATGTGAACTTACTGAACTATGGCCTGTAGGATATTCCTGTTCTCTCGACCATCCCTG
It contains:
- the LOC123907027 gene encoding uncharacterized protein LOC123907027, with product MVGDKGDTSKKQQQQPQQVSSSPKAPPHEESSSQQQVVVVSGTITNPFISTPLFVSTSGASSSPFENQFETTKRPRYSGQWKLLPSPQQQQQQKQPQTQTQTQITNILNQTTESKSTTPSPSNLPQQQQPQTLAASSSETTSSQSHDHLSPMPCQEGNKHEEQVHQQLRKGKYVSPVWKPNEMLWLARAWKEQYQTGSDSSSRTEQQQQELGLSRGKTRADKDKEVAEFLNKHGVSRDAKTAGTKWDNMLGEFRKVYEWERGGEREQVGKSYFRLSPYERKLHRLPASFDEEVFEELSQFMGSRMRSSSSSHGGRIGSSFVSCDEARTRSLPPPRPFKDDDLPLSARTKQLTMTSGGDQQYFHGHRGSLLGLDSLMEISTPTSSLKELRRIGKIRMTWEESVSLWGEEGEVHRGRIRVQNSSFLHADEITCFDDTMVICPLESFEDGPLKGFSVDRFVSGQQVKVFGRRKSSSTSSSSGYAERVQPLNKPMPIRSIVPLDFRDPTEYYMEHLLKISSPQSLPTLFELKHYLQEPPPQNLRFPLRKEVFDDLPQGKEFFFTTTSEPLDCRSIIYDIVGPIIRTNNNINNPSTLPFSSRDSFIGVWDDCINRVVSRFCHNEMVITRKPFSSNSQSQDTLFEEEWPNVSGFVNNFCLWRGEECEELKENIQNPSSTIIQKLLWSYLDLPYILGYYAIGNKVTFCALSKSHEDHGKIIRTDLHEVNLNTPSERFKSLVPCFRIGVLLSLLSKSCINMQKGSFVYSDFERYCFGQGVIIEMTPNTCKRVFLEKRKFSSVKEVYEILDHRIPHSEYLFKVNENNMSLVFKPRGIRVKPLNIEQLVEALKYVTKALVALHDLSFMHRDIGWEKVMMRNDGEIGEWFVSGFDEAAGAPALGKFVKGKSDNMVERGRHAPEMERGLHGVKVDVWSIGYLIMTCGLVNVPKMLRELQNWCMEQNPEQRPTAADCYHHLLQLQSSLLVSGGGGAGGGSVGGGGGGGLM